A part of Bartonella quintana genomic DNA contains:
- a CDS encoding 23S rRNA (adenine(2030)-N(6))-methyltransferase RlmJ: MNYRHIYHAGNFADVFKHIIVTRIVEYLKRKEKAFRVIDTHAGIGIYDLSSLEAHKTKEWHDGVQRFLSAPIPENLKALLRPWCDTIETLNKGKKETVFYPGSPFLIRQLLRKQDRLIAIELHSEDYHILAKNFANDYQTKVLHLDGWLSLNAHLPPKEKRGFILVDPPFEKPGEFSRLIEGLVKAYRRFPGGIYALWYPVKYKKEIENFLHALHQTGIPKILQLEMRIRKSSIPATMNGSGMILINPPYLLEEEMKKLSPFLLDRLGQDKNAQMTHKWL; the protein is encoded by the coding sequence ATGAACTATCGGCATATTTATCATGCTGGCAATTTTGCTGATGTTTTTAAACACATTATTGTCACCCGCATCGTCGAATATCTCAAACGCAAAGAAAAAGCTTTTCGTGTTATAGATACGCATGCCGGTATCGGCATTTACGATCTTTCCTCTTTAGAAGCACATAAAACAAAAGAGTGGCACGACGGCGTTCAACGATTTCTGTCAGCCCCTATCCCAGAAAATTTAAAAGCACTCCTTCGTCCATGGTGCGATACCATTGAAACACTTAATAAGGGAAAAAAAGAAACCGTATTCTATCCTGGATCCCCTTTTCTTATTCGCCAATTATTGCGTAAACAAGACCGACTCATCGCAATTGAATTGCACTCTGAAGATTACCATATTTTAGCAAAAAATTTTGCCAATGATTATCAAACAAAAGTCCTGCATTTGGATGGGTGGCTTTCCTTAAATGCTCATCTACCACCAAAAGAAAAACGTGGTTTCATCCTTGTTGATCCTCCCTTTGAAAAACCTGGTGAATTTTCCCGTCTTATTGAGGGATTGGTGAAGGCGTATCGCCGTTTCCCAGGAGGAATCTATGCTTTATGGTATCCTGTTAAATATAAAAAAGAAATTGAAAATTTTCTTCACGCGCTTCATCAAACAGGAATTCCAAAAATTCTACAACTTGAAATGCGTATTCGAAAAAGCTCGATACCGGCGACAATGAATGGAAGTGGTATGATCCTTATCAATCCTCCCTATCTTTTGGAAGAAGAAATGAAAAAACTCAGCCCCTTTCTTCTCGATCGGCTCGGGCAAGACAAAAATGCACAAATGACTCATAAATGGCTTTAA
- the uvrC gene encoding excinuclease ABC subunit UvrC gives MKKNISYGKHKTFPNKLNGLEKQHSLSKNERDNFPFLSNIPWDNANQGSDKNQLKGAKLIQEFVKHLPHKPGVYRMFDENGNVLYIGKARNLKKRVSNYTCEQRHNNRITRMIRATYHMEFVVTHTETEALLLEANLIKRLHPRFNVLLRDDKSFPYIIITENHKAPALYKHRGARTRKAHYFGPFASSSAVTQTINVLQRAFLLRTCTDSVLENRTRPCLLYQIKRCSAPCTHEISENDYRELVRGAKAFLSGKSQSVKNDMIQAMHKAAEDLDFEQAAVYRDRLSALSHIQSHQGINPQTIEEADVFAIAQKGGITCIQVFFFRMGQNWGNRSYFPKADPSFSRSEILASFLAQFYDDKPLPKLILLSEEIEEKTLLAEAFSLKANRKIFLSLPKQGERKTLVNHAYINAYEALGHKLAETATHTKLLQGIAEVFQLPQTPHRIEVYDNSHLMGTNAVGTMIVADQMGFLKNQYRKFNIRSTDITPGDDFGMMKEVIKRRFSRLIKEHGLPHESNSIKDEDEDCFSIWPNLILIDGGEGQINSVHTILAELKLDDFITVVGIAKGADRRAGHERFFIKGKTPFTLPPHDPILYFLQRLRDEAHRFAIKTHRIKRKKATLKNPLDEIKNIGPTRKRALLHHFGSAKIVANASLEDLTKVTGISVTIAQKIHNHFNEK, from the coding sequence ATGAAGAAGAATATTTCATATGGAAAACACAAAACATTTCCGAATAAACTAAATGGTCTTGAAAAACAACACAGCTTGTCCAAAAATGAACGAGACAACTTCCCTTTTCTCTCTAATATTCCATGGGACAACGCCAATCAAGGAAGTGATAAAAACCAACTCAAAGGAGCCAAACTCATACAAGAGTTTGTCAAACATCTTCCGCATAAGCCAGGAGTTTATCGGATGTTTGATGAAAATGGTAATGTTCTCTATATTGGCAAAGCACGTAATCTAAAAAAACGCGTTTCAAATTATACCTGCGAGCAAAGACATAATAACCGTATTACCCGTATGATTCGTGCTACATATCATATGGAATTTGTTGTTACCCATACAGAAACAGAAGCGCTCCTCTTAGAAGCGAATCTCATTAAAAGGTTGCATCCACGTTTTAATGTGTTGCTGCGTGATGATAAAAGCTTTCCTTATATCATTATTACTGAGAATCACAAAGCACCTGCACTTTACAAACATCGCGGCGCCCGAACACGAAAAGCCCATTATTTCGGTCCTTTTGCCTCTTCGAGTGCAGTTACACAAACAATCAATGTTTTACAACGCGCTTTTTTATTACGCACCTGTACCGATTCAGTTCTTGAAAATCGTACACGCCCCTGTTTGCTTTATCAAATCAAGCGCTGTTCTGCTCCTTGTACTCATGAAATCAGTGAAAATGATTATAGAGAACTCGTTAGAGGAGCAAAAGCGTTCCTTTCGGGAAAAAGCCAATCCGTTAAAAATGATATGATTCAAGCTATGCATAAAGCCGCAGAAGATCTTGATTTTGAACAAGCAGCAGTCTATCGTGACCGTTTATCAGCCCTCTCTCACATACAAAGCCATCAAGGCATTAATCCTCAAACAATAGAAGAAGCAGATGTATTTGCCATTGCGCAAAAGGGAGGAATAACCTGCATTCAAGTGTTTTTTTTCCGCATGGGGCAAAATTGGGGAAACCGATCCTATTTCCCTAAAGCAGATCCATCTTTCTCTCGTAGTGAAATTCTAGCCAGTTTCCTTGCCCAATTCTACGATGATAAGCCACTTCCAAAACTCATTCTTTTATCTGAAGAAATTGAAGAAAAAACACTTCTTGCAGAGGCATTCAGTCTAAAAGCAAATCGTAAAATCTTCCTCTCTTTACCAAAACAAGGTGAACGTAAAACCCTGGTTAATCACGCTTATATCAATGCTTATGAAGCACTTGGACATAAGCTTGCTGAAACAGCCACACATACAAAACTGCTTCAGGGAATTGCCGAAGTATTTCAGCTGCCTCAAACTCCACACCGTATAGAAGTCTATGATAATTCTCATCTTATGGGGACAAATGCAGTAGGCACAATGATTGTCGCAGATCAAATGGGATTTCTTAAAAATCAGTACCGCAAATTCAATATTCGCTCGACTGATATCACACCCGGCGATGATTTTGGCATGATGAAAGAAGTTATAAAACGACGATTTTCACGCCTTATCAAAGAACATGGTCTACCTCATGAAAGCAACAGCATAAAAGATGAAGACGAAGATTGTTTTTCCATTTGGCCTAATCTTATATTAATCGATGGAGGTGAAGGACAAATCAACAGTGTGCATACAATACTCGCTGAATTAAAATTAGACGATTTCATTACAGTAGTGGGAATCGCTAAAGGTGCTGACCGTAGAGCGGGACATGAACGTTTTTTTATAAAAGGAAAAACACCTTTTACACTTCCCCCACATGACCCTATCCTGTATTTTTTGCAACGTCTACGCGATGAAGCACACCGTTTTGCAATTAAAACTCACAGAATAAAACGAAAAAAAGCAACATTGAAAAATCCGCTTGATGAAATTAAAAATATTGGTCCAACAAGAAAGCGTGCATTGCTTCATCATTTTGGAAGTGCTAAAATCGTGGCTAACGCTTCACTCGAAGATTTAACAAAAGTTACAGGAATTTCTGTCACGATTGCACAAAAAATTCATAACCATTTTAATGAAAAATAG
- the pgsA gene encoding CDP-diacylglycerol--glycerol-3-phosphate 3-phosphatidyltransferase — protein sequence MKNHTFSFPNILTYARIVAVPMVVACFFLEGRLQSSDITRWIAVSIFVVASITDFLDGYLARIWEQTSNIGRMLDPIADKLLVSACLLLLAADSTIAGWTLWAAIIILCREILVSGLREYLAELKVSVPVSRLAKWKTFVQMIAIIFLLAGPAGSKVVPYTMEFGITMLWIAALLTLWTGWDYFRAGLKHVIP from the coding sequence ATGAAAAATCATACTTTTTCTTTTCCAAATATTCTGACTTATGCACGAATTGTTGCAGTACCAATGGTTGTTGCGTGTTTTTTTTTAGAAGGACGGCTACAATCAAGTGATATCACACGTTGGATTGCCGTTTCCATTTTTGTGGTTGCATCCATTACTGACTTTCTTGATGGCTACCTTGCCCGTATTTGGGAACAAACATCCAATATTGGTCGCATGTTAGATCCAATTGCAGATAAACTTCTCGTATCTGCATGTTTGCTATTGCTTGCCGCAGACAGTACTATTGCGGGATGGACACTATGGGCAGCCATCATTATTCTTTGTCGGGAAATTCTCGTATCAGGATTACGTGAATATTTGGCTGAACTGAAAGTCAGTGTTCCTGTTTCTCGTCTTGCAAAATGGAAAACTTTTGTACAAATGATAGCCATTATCTTTCTTTTAGCGGGACCGGCTGGTAGTAAAGTTGTCCCTTACACAATGGAATTTGGCATCACTATGCTGTGGATTGCTGCTCTCCTCACATTGTGGACAGGGTGGGATTATTTTCGGGCAGGTCTAAAACATGTAATTCCATAA
- the ndk gene encoding nucleoside-diphosphate kinase, translated as MGVERTFSMIKPDATRRNLTGEITKMLEDAGLRVVASKRVWMNRREAERFYAVHRERPFFSELVEFMSSGPTLVQVLEGENAIAKNREVMGATNPADAQEGTIRKVHALSISENSVHGSDSAETAKTEITFWFSEMEIVG; from the coding sequence ATGGGTGTAGAACGTACTTTTTCAATGATTAAACCGGATGCAACGCGTCGTAATTTGACAGGAGAAATTACAAAAATGCTTGAAGATGCGGGTTTGCGTGTTGTTGCATCTAAACGTGTGTGGATGAACCGGCGTGAAGCTGAAAGGTTTTATGCTGTTCATAGAGAACGACCATTTTTTAGTGAATTGGTTGAGTTTATGTCTTCTGGTCCAACACTTGTACAGGTTTTAGAAGGAGAAAATGCAATAGCTAAAAATCGTGAAGTGATGGGTGCTACAAATCCTGCAGATGCACAGGAAGGAACAATTCGTAAAGTGCATGCTTTGTCGATTAGCGAAAATTCTGTCCATGGTTCAGATAGCGCTGAAACTGCAAAAACAGAAATCACTTTTTGGTTTTCTGAGATGGAAATTGTTGGTTAG
- the bafA gene encoding BafA family autotransporter produces the protein MRHKCKLIFSVLMISYCFVQVTSASKSRNAELERLTSTISGGKVPKGSALITESLISNNIKISDGGVEVIDNGKTSIGATVEKGGKQIVTRGATAMETKILGGKQLVFEDESFVDLENLKKRSSAAYDATVSGGGGGVGQQNVYDGAIAWKTKVMGGGEQNLYIGPRKEGGIAEGTIVSGNGRQHILEEGRATNTTLNGEAVQVVYPGGVVDGLTINGHASAWLHVGAEVTGEIKVNDKGYLYLYAGDRTDHTTKEKLSVTGRSDEILFLVGERNNTDKFQINMESLSGNGGTVSFSSVPYDPRHISLRVEKLSGSLNFHFNISAMASNSDYLWIDSGAGNHKINVADSGVEITGHRLQTNGIIGINLITDRSGGADFTLIDRSGKKIEAFDGGTYMYGLYKRERRANFSGDSTTWYLGKKETAGRSGASSLRVDRKPKTRVILAASSNDASTGSQSHWDSSSSRRTGSNPQIANGAQNLTQTPKKRLPRHLREAQHPPVPPIISSPEDPALGAIRPAGDPHPSDEQQKPIVSAEAQSLAEQMIMRPSYQDQSSLQSSQELSSSVFLTTPSTDAVLSMSVAPGLVFHNELQTVRVGRGTLDKVKKNTALWTYAIKSKEKVATGYTDFKLEQMGLVLGISGLSELMDGEFHIGGFGSYDQTHVMHARGGMSGINTYSIGAYATYFDRRGWYLDGVLKYNHYQNHLKAVSTNGLAIEGNYNRWGLGTSFEVGYRFKPAQSSWIQPYAQFTWLQVEGKEIKLSNEMTSDMNPFTSLRSEVGLSAGYEVCSGGGASSMAYITAAWVRENRNSNHTTINKLHRFTTDLSGNTGRLGIGLSSFVSKKLKLYAEAHYGKGRKTKQSLQGVLGVRYSF, from the coding sequence ATGCGGCATAAATGCAAGTTAATTTTTTCGGTATTGATGATCAGTTATTGTTTTGTGCAAGTTACAAGCGCGAGTAAAAGTAGGAATGCAGAGCTAGAAAGACTGACAAGTACAATAAGTGGGGGAAAGGTACCAAAAGGTTCAGCGCTGATTACTGAATCTCTTATCAGCAATAATATTAAAATCAGCGATGGTGGCGTAGAGGTTATTGACAATGGTAAAACTTCTATAGGTGCAACTGTTGAAAAAGGCGGAAAACAAATAGTTACGCGTGGCGCAACTGCAATGGAGACTAAAATCCTTGGTGGTAAGCAGCTTGTTTTTGAAGATGAGAGTTTTGTAGATCTTGAAAATTTGAAGAAAAGAAGTAGTGCTGCTTATGATGCCACAGTTTCTGGTGGTGGTGGAGGAGTGGGGCAGCAGAATGTGTATGATGGTGCGATAGCTTGGAAGACGAAAGTTATGGGAGGAGGAGAACAAAATCTTTATATCGGACCCAGAAAAGAGGGGGGCATTGCAGAGGGTACTATAGTTTCAGGAAATGGTAGGCAGCACATTTTAGAAGAAGGGAGAGCCACTAATACTACCTTGAATGGTGAAGCTGTTCAAGTTGTATATCCTGGTGGGGTTGTGGATGGTCTAACGATTAATGGCCATGCGAGCGCGTGGCTACATGTTGGCGCAGAAGTAACCGGAGAAATAAAAGTCAATGATAAAGGATATCTTTATTTATATGCGGGTGATAGAACAGACCATACAACAAAAGAAAAGCTTTCTGTGACGGGGAGAAGTGATGAAATATTATTTTTGGTTGGTGAGCGAAATAACACAGATAAGTTTCAGATTAATATGGAGAGTTTAAGTGGAAACGGAGGGACTGTTAGCTTTTCTTCTGTTCCATATGATCCACGTCATATTTCACTTCGTGTTGAGAAGCTTTCAGGGAGTTTAAATTTTCATTTCAATATTAGTGCTATGGCTAGTAATAGCGATTACTTGTGGATAGACAGTGGTGCAGGTAACCATAAAATAAATGTTGCTGATTCTGGAGTTGAAATCACAGGTCACCGTTTACAAACAAATGGCATCATCGGGATCAATTTGATCACTGATAGAAGCGGAGGAGCTGACTTTACTCTGATAGACCGCTCCGGTAAGAAAATTGAAGCTTTTGATGGGGGAACTTATATGTATGGTTTGTATAAGAGGGAGAGGAGAGCCAATTTCAGTGGTGATTCTACAACTTGGTATTTGGGTAAAAAAGAGACAGCTGGTCGTTCAGGGGCTTCCTCTTTGCGCGTGGATAGGAAACCTAAGACTCGTGTTATTTTAGCTGCTTCATCTAATGATGCAAGTACGGGTAGCCAGTCTCATTGGGATTCCTCTTCTTCTCGGAGAACGGGTTCTAATCCTCAGATCGCTAATGGTGCCCAGAATCTCACGCAGACACCTAAGAAACGACTTCCTCGGCACTTGAGAGAGGCACAGCATCCCCCTGTTCCTCCCATTATCTCCTCTCCAGAAGATCCAGCTTTGGGTGCGATACGTCCAGCTGGTGACCCTCATCCTTCTGATGAGCAACAGAAGCCTATTGTTTCTGCAGAGGCTCAATCTTTAGCAGAGCAGATGATTATGCGTCCAAGTTATCAGGATCAATCTTCTCTACAATCGAGCCAGGAACTGTCATCTTCTGTTTTTTTAACCACCCCCTCTACAGATGCAGTGTTGTCAATGTCCGTGGCACCTGGGCTTGTTTTTCACAATGAGCTGCAAACGGTGCGTGTTGGGAGAGGAACGCTAGATAAAGTTAAGAAAAATACGGCTCTATGGACATATGCAATCAAGAGCAAGGAGAAGGTTGCTACAGGATATACAGATTTTAAGCTTGAGCAGATGGGCCTAGTATTAGGTATCAGTGGTCTAAGTGAGCTGATGGATGGGGAGTTTCATATTGGGGGTTTTGGCAGTTATGATCAAACACATGTCATGCATGCCCGAGGTGGTATGAGTGGCATAAATACTTATAGCATTGGAGCTTATGCAACTTATTTTGATCGGCGTGGATGGTATCTAGACGGTGTTTTGAAATACAATCATTATCAAAATCATCTGAAAGCTGTTTCAACGAACGGTTTAGCTATTGAAGGAAATTATAATCGGTGGGGGTTAGGTACGTCATTTGAAGTGGGTTATCGTTTTAAGCCCGCCCAGAGCAGTTGGATACAACCGTACGCGCAATTCACGTGGTTGCAAGTTGAAGGTAAAGAGATAAAGCTCTCGAATGAGATGACGAGTGATATGAACCCATTTACTTCATTACGCAGTGAGGTTGGTTTATCTGCGGGGTATGAAGTTTGTTCAGGAGGAGGTGCTTCTTCTATGGCTTATATTACGGCGGCGTGGGTACGTGAGAATAGAAATAGCAATCACACGACGATTAACAAATTGCATAGATTTACTACAGATTTGTCTGGGAATACTGGTAGATTGGGGATTGGTTTGAGCAGTTTCGTCAGTAAAAAATTAAAGCTTTATGCGGAAGCACATTATGGCAAAGGGCGCAAGACAAAGCAGTCACTTCAAGGTGTTTTAGGTGTACGTTATAGTTTCTAA
- a CDS encoding MFS transporter encodes MSINSKTQSINKSNSPRRILFASLIGPTIEFFDFYVFATAAALIFPYLFFPTQNDQLAILQSFLIFGAAFFARPLGSIVFGHFGDKIGRKATLIAALLTMGLSTAIIGFLPTYETAGWWAPFLLTLCRIGQGMGLGGEWGGAVLLATENAPPEKRGWYAMFPQLGVPIGLFLSIAVYLGLLNFLDHDELLAWGWRIPFIASVVFMLVGLWVRLSINETAEFKKTLERKERVHVPIIEVFLKCPRILFLGTFSGIAAFVLFYLVTAYLLSYSTNHLQLPFYQALQVEIIGAIFCGVFTVITGRLADRIRRRTLMILVTIITGIYSFAIPYFLNSGVLGVLAMSIIGLSIMGIVYSPLGAVLASPYPTAIRYTGSSITFNLSGIVGASLAPYIAEYLVQHFDTSYIGYYLLLSSFISLICFVGFTDDEISN; translated from the coding sequence ATGTCTATAAACTCAAAAACGCAAAGTATAAACAAAAGCAATTCTCCTCGTCGAATTTTATTTGCAAGCCTTATTGGCCCAACAATTGAGTTCTTTGATTTTTATGTCTTTGCAACTGCCGCAGCTCTCATATTCCCTTATTTGTTTTTTCCAACACAAAATGACCAACTAGCCATCTTGCAATCTTTCCTGATCTTTGGAGCAGCTTTTTTTGCACGCCCCCTTGGGTCAATTGTTTTTGGACATTTTGGAGATAAAATTGGACGAAAAGCAACCCTTATCGCTGCTCTTCTCACAATGGGCCTATCAACAGCCATTATTGGTTTTCTTCCTACCTATGAAACAGCTGGATGGTGGGCACCCTTCCTCTTAACATTGTGCCGTATTGGACAAGGAATGGGATTAGGAGGCGAATGGGGAGGAGCCGTTCTGCTTGCAACAGAAAATGCTCCCCCGGAAAAACGCGGGTGGTATGCGATGTTTCCTCAATTAGGCGTTCCAATCGGTTTGTTTTTATCTATTGCCGTTTATTTAGGTCTGTTGAATTTCCTTGATCATGATGAACTTTTAGCATGGGGATGGCGCATTCCTTTTATTGCATCAGTCGTTTTCATGCTTGTGGGATTATGGGTTCGCCTTTCAATCAATGAAACTGCTGAGTTCAAAAAAACTCTTGAGCGTAAAGAACGTGTCCACGTCCCTATAATAGAGGTTTTTTTAAAATGTCCACGAATCTTATTTCTTGGAACATTTTCTGGTATAGCAGCATTTGTTTTATTTTATCTGGTCACCGCATATTTGTTAAGCTATTCAACAAACCACTTGCAATTGCCATTTTATCAGGCTCTTCAAGTAGAAATCATCGGTGCTATTTTCTGTGGAGTTTTTACTGTCATCACTGGAAGACTCGCTGATCGTATTAGGCGTAGAACTTTGATGATTCTTGTGACCATAATTACTGGTATCTATTCTTTCGCAATTCCTTATTTCCTAAACTCTGGAGTCTTAGGGGTCCTTGCAATGTCTATCATTGGCTTATCGATCATGGGAATAGTCTATAGTCCTCTTGGTGCTGTTTTGGCTTCACCATATCCAACAGCAATTCGATACACTGGTTCTTCTATAACTTTTAACTTGTCTGGTATCGTAGGTGCATCTCTTGCACCTTATATTGCAGAATATCTGGTGCAACATTTTGATACTTCTTATATCGGCTATTATTTACTTCTTTCCTCTTTTATTTCACTAATCTGTTTCGTTGGATTTACGGACGACGAAATATCCAACTAG
- a CDS encoding DNA polymerase III subunit chi, translating to MDIFFYHLMQSTLEDILPTLVERALAAFGRVTIQCVNKERRDAIDMHLWVYADEAFIGHGTECDQYPNFQPVFLTTGQENPNDSKIRFLIEGAICSDIDAYQRLVVIFDDNSDEQLNLVRAQWKKYKMENHNLIYWQQTEDHGWKKQV from the coding sequence GTGGATATTTTTTTCTATCATTTGATGCAGTCAACGCTGGAAGATATTTTGCCAACGCTTGTGGAGCGTGCACTAGCGGCTTTTGGTAGAGTAACGATACAATGTGTGAATAAAGAACGACGCGATGCTATAGATATGCATTTATGGGTTTATGCTGATGAAGCATTTATTGGACATGGAACTGAGTGTGATCAATATCCAAATTTTCAGCCTGTATTTCTTACTACAGGGCAAGAAAATCCTAATGATTCGAAGATACGCTTTCTCATAGAGGGAGCGATTTGTTCAGATATTGATGCGTATCAACGACTTGTAGTTATATTTGATGATAACAGTGATGAGCAATTGAATCTTGTTCGTGCACAATGGAAAAAATATAAAATGGAAAATCATAATTTGATTTATTGGCAGCAAACTGAAGACCACGGTTGGAAAAAGCAGGTTTGA
- the lptF gene encoding LPS export ABC transporter permease LptF: MRIIELYILKRILILFGAVMIAAISISWTVQILARINFLTTSRQTLLTVLQFSLSLVPSVIFLVIPFALVIAITSTLSAMNQDSELAIISAAGFPKSTVWKPILLLALIASCASFLIANFVAPQARFHMRQMLANAHSDLINLFINEGSFQKLANNLYIEIGERNPDGTLGRLFIADQRDPKIDFFYYATKASIVSNKSGNFLVLNNGEIERINHQNDSVSIVQFSFYTFSLSEFIPNDKTPTIYPKDRPLSYLLNPDPKDPYYQRRPLQYRAEFHRRLTEWLYSIVFSLIALAAARDARSYRKTRNFANFSAIAFCLLVYWIGHFFAEKAKSDLAYVPLLYITPMGVSMLVFFMLLTNHKIGIPTKLNEVVQTVFQKVISKFQHRKSQYPSDKTS; the protein is encoded by the coding sequence ATGCGTATTATTGAGTTATACATCCTGAAACGCATTTTAATTCTGTTCGGTGCTGTCATGATTGCAGCAATTTCTATCAGTTGGACAGTGCAAATTCTCGCACGGATAAACTTTCTTACAACAAGTAGGCAAACGCTCCTAACAGTCTTACAATTTTCACTCTCACTGGTTCCTTCTGTTATTTTTCTTGTCATTCCATTTGCATTAGTGATTGCAATTACAAGCACCCTCTCGGCAATGAATCAAGATTCAGAACTCGCTATCATCAGTGCAGCTGGTTTTCCCAAAAGTACTGTTTGGAAACCAATTCTTCTTCTCGCTCTTATTGCATCATGTGCATCTTTTCTTATAGCCAATTTTGTTGCTCCTCAAGCACGTTTTCATATGCGACAAATGCTAGCAAATGCTCATTCTGATCTTATTAATCTTTTCATTAATGAAGGTAGCTTCCAAAAACTCGCCAATAACCTTTATATAGAAATTGGTGAACGGAATCCAGATGGAACCCTTGGGCGTCTTTTCATTGCCGATCAGCGCGATCCTAAGATCGATTTTTTTTATTATGCAACAAAAGCATCAATTGTCAGCAATAAAAGCGGCAATTTTTTAGTTCTCAATAATGGTGAAATAGAAAGGATCAATCATCAAAACGACAGTGTTTCTATTGTTCAATTCAGCTTTTATACCTTTAGCCTAAGTGAATTCATCCCCAACGATAAAACACCCACTATTTATCCAAAAGATAGACCTCTTTCTTATTTGCTAAATCCTGATCCGAAGGATCCCTACTATCAGCGCAGACCACTCCAATATAGAGCTGAATTTCACCGCAGACTTACAGAATGGCTCTATTCAATTGTTTTTTCATTAATTGCATTAGCAGCAGCAAGAGATGCCCGCTCATATCGAAAAACACGTAACTTTGCAAATTTTTCTGCGATTGCCTTTTGTTTGCTCGTTTATTGGATAGGACATTTTTTCGCCGAAAAAGCAAAGAGTGATCTTGCATACGTCCCTCTCCTTTATATTACACCAATGGGGGTGAGTATGCTTGTTTTTTTCATGCTCTTAACAAATCATAAAATTGGCATCCCTACAAAACTTAACGAAGTTGTTCAAACGGTTTTTCAAAAAGTAATAAGCAAATTTCAACATCGAAAATCTCAATATCCTTCGGATAAGACATCATGA
- the lptG gene encoding LPS export ABC transporter permease LptG: MIGWTLGRYFFVRYLKMTCYFFGSIFVLAFLIDFTENSSRLSYLPSYTAKDAFLISVLRIPFIMQQLIPFIALFSAMAMLISLNRKCELVVTRSIGVSAWQFLMPACFGAFLFGLFSILLVNPLAAWGFSQAEKMTTEWRSNNVLTSFHNTRIIPWLTQRTNSDRTTIGAKSITDQGLSLIDATFVQYNDNATVKNWINTRKATLTNGVWLLTNGTIYKIGHPPEKFTEFQIKTNLKPEFLTERLANPATIPFYQLPKKIMIARSFGYSANNFDMYLQSLIALPALLIAMTLIAATVSLNFTRFGQSGTLIFGGVIAGFTLYVISVLVQAFGNAGYMPPIIAAWTPVIIALFLGISFLLHKEDG; this comes from the coding sequence ATGATTGGATGGACGCTTGGACGATATTTCTTTGTACGTTATCTCAAAATGACCTGTTATTTTTTTGGGAGTATTTTTGTTCTCGCTTTTTTAATCGACTTTACAGAAAACTCTAGTCGATTATCCTATCTTCCCTCTTATACAGCAAAAGACGCATTTCTCATTTCTGTTTTACGCATCCCTTTTATCATGCAACAACTCATCCCCTTTATTGCACTCTTTTCTGCAATGGCAATGTTGATCTCACTCAATCGAAAATGTGAGCTTGTTGTGACTCGTTCAATTGGTGTTTCTGCGTGGCAGTTTCTCATGCCTGCTTGTTTTGGAGCTTTTCTTTTTGGACTGTTTTCAATTCTTCTCGTTAACCCACTTGCCGCATGGGGATTTTCTCAAGCAGAAAAAATGACAACTGAGTGGCGCAGTAATAATGTACTCACATCTTTTCATAACACACGTATCATCCCATGGTTAACACAACGTACAAATTCAGACAGAACAACCATTGGTGCTAAATCTATCACTGATCAAGGACTTTCTCTTATCGATGCAACCTTTGTACAATATAACGATAATGCAACAGTCAAAAATTGGATTAATACCAGAAAAGCAACATTGACGAACGGCGTTTGGCTGTTAACAAATGGAACAATTTATAAAATAGGACATCCTCCTGAAAAATTTACTGAATTTCAGATAAAAACCAATCTAAAGCCCGAATTTTTAACTGAACGTTTAGCGAATCCCGCGACTATCCCATTTTACCAATTGCCAAAAAAAATTATGATTGCACGCTCATTCGGCTATTCTGCTAATAACTTTGATATGTATTTACAATCTTTGATTGCATTGCCAGCATTGCTTATTGCAATGACTCTCATTGCAGCAACTGTATCTTTAAACTTTACGCGCTTTGGACAATCTGGAACATTGATTTTTGGCGGCGTAATCGCTGGGTTTACGCTTTATGTCATTTCCGTACTGGTTCAAGCTTTTGGTAATGCGGGATACATGCCACCAATTATTGCAGCTTGGACACCAGTTATTATTGCATTATTTTTGGGGATCTCTTTTTTACTTCATAAAGAGGATGGATAG